In one Mus caroli chromosome 14, CAROLI_EIJ_v1.1, whole genome shotgun sequence genomic region, the following are encoded:
- the Prss55 gene encoding serine protease 55 isoform X2 yields the protein MILPSILLLVAHTLEANVECGVRPLYDSRIQYSRIIEGQEAELGEFPWQVSIQESDHHFCGGSILSEWWILTVAHCFYSQELSPTDLQVRVGTNDLTTSPLELQVTTIIRHKGFKRLNMDNDIALLLLAKPLTFNELTVPICLPLWPAPSSWHECWVAGWGITNSTDKESMSMDLMKVPMRIIEWEECLRMFPSLTTNMLCALYGNESYDACQGDSGGPLVCTTDPGSRWYQVGIISWGKSCGRKGFPGIYTVLAKYIPWIEKIAQTEGKPLDFRSQSSSDKKKNRQNQQFSKSPALNCPQSWLLPCLLSFALLRALSNWK from the exons ATGATCCTGCCCTCCATCCTGCTACTTGTTGCCCACACCCTGGAAGCAAATGTTG AGTGTGGAGTGAGACCCCTGTATGATAGCAGAATTCAATACTCCAGGATCATAGAAGGGCAGGAGGCTGAGCTGGGTGAGTTTCCATGGCAGGTGAGCATTCAGGAAAGTGACCACCATTTCTGCGGCGGCTCCATTCTCAGTGAGTGGTGGATCCTCACCGTGGCACACTGCTTCTATTCTCAGGAGCTTTC CCCGACAGATCTCCAAGTCAGAGTGGGAACCAATGACTTAACTACTTCACCCCTGGAACTACAGGTCACCACCATAATCCGGCACAAAGGCTTTAAACGGCTGAACATGGACAATGACATTGCCTTGTTGCTGCTAGCCAAGCCCTTGACGTTCAATGAGCTGACGGTGCccatctgccttcctctctggCCCGCCCCTTCCAGCTGGCACGAATGCTGGGTGGCAGGATGGGGCATAACCAACTCAA CTGACAAGGAATCTATGTCAATGGATCTGATGAAGGTGCCCATGCGTATCATAGAGTGGGAGGAATGCTTACGGATGTTTCCCAGTCTCACCACAAACATGCTGTGTGCCTTATATGGTAATGAGAGCTACGATGCTTGCCAG GGTGACAGTGGGGGACCGCTTGTCTGCACCACAGATCCTGGCAGTAGGTGGTACCAGGTGGGTATCATCAGTTGGGGCAAGAGCTGTGGACGAAAAGGCTTCCCAGGGATATATACTGTATTGGCAAAGTATATCCCGTGGATTGAGAAAATAGCCCAGACAGAGGGGAAGCCCCTGGATTTTAGAAGTCAGAGCTCCTCtgacaagaagaaaaacagacagaaccAACAGTTCTCCAAATCCCCAGCCCTGAACTGCCCCCAAAGCTGGCTCCTGCCCTGTCTGCTGTCCTTTGCACTGCTTAGAGCCTTGTCCAACTGGAAATAA
- the Prss55 gene encoding serine protease 55 isoform X3, which yields MLVRGLLSLWPELLTRAECGVRPLYDSRIQYSRIIEGQEAELGEFPWQVSIQESDHHFCGGSILSEWWILTVAHCFYSQELSPTDLQVRVGTNDLTTSPLELQVTTIIRHKGFKRLNMDNDIALLLLAKPLTFNELTVPICLPLWPAPSSWHECWVAGWGITNSTDKESMSMDLMKVPMRIIEWEECLRMFPSLTTNMLCALYGNESYDACQGDSGGPLVCTTDPGSRWYQVGIISWGKSCGRKGFPGIYTVLAKYIPWIEKIAQTEGKPLDFRSQSSSDKKKNRQNQQFSKSPALNCPQSWLLPCLLSFALLRALSNWK from the exons ATGTTGGTACGTGGACTCCTCTCCCTCTGGCCAGAGCTGCTGACCCGGGCAG AGTGTGGAGTGAGACCCCTGTATGATAGCAGAATTCAATACTCCAGGATCATAGAAGGGCAGGAGGCTGAGCTGGGTGAGTTTCCATGGCAGGTGAGCATTCAGGAAAGTGACCACCATTTCTGCGGCGGCTCCATTCTCAGTGAGTGGTGGATCCTCACCGTGGCACACTGCTTCTATTCTCAGGAGCTTTC CCCGACAGATCTCCAAGTCAGAGTGGGAACCAATGACTTAACTACTTCACCCCTGGAACTACAGGTCACCACCATAATCCGGCACAAAGGCTTTAAACGGCTGAACATGGACAATGACATTGCCTTGTTGCTGCTAGCCAAGCCCTTGACGTTCAATGAGCTGACGGTGCccatctgccttcctctctggCCCGCCCCTTCCAGCTGGCACGAATGCTGGGTGGCAGGATGGGGCATAACCAACTCAA CTGACAAGGAATCTATGTCAATGGATCTGATGAAGGTGCCCATGCGTATCATAGAGTGGGAGGAATGCTTACGGATGTTTCCCAGTCTCACCACAAACATGCTGTGTGCCTTATATGGTAATGAGAGCTACGATGCTTGCCAG GGTGACAGTGGGGGACCGCTTGTCTGCACCACAGATCCTGGCAGTAGGTGGTACCAGGTGGGTATCATCAGTTGGGGCAAGAGCTGTGGACGAAAAGGCTTCCCAGGGATATATACTGTATTGGCAAAGTATATCCCGTGGATTGAGAAAATAGCCCAGACAGAGGGGAAGCCCCTGGATTTTAGAAGTCAGAGCTCCTCtgacaagaagaaaaacagacagaaccAACAGTTCTCCAAATCCCCAGCCCTGAACTGCCCCCAAAGCTGGCTCCTGCCCTGTCTGCTGTCCTTTGCACTGCTTAGAGCCTTGTCCAACTGGAAATAA
- the Prss55 gene encoding serine protease 55 isoform X1 yields the protein MLVRGLLSLWPELLTRAGQSGYLLSSPPFILSICECGVRPLYDSRIQYSRIIEGQEAELGEFPWQVSIQESDHHFCGGSILSEWWILTVAHCFYSQELSPTDLQVRVGTNDLTTSPLELQVTTIIRHKGFKRLNMDNDIALLLLAKPLTFNELTVPICLPLWPAPSSWHECWVAGWGITNSTDKESMSMDLMKVPMRIIEWEECLRMFPSLTTNMLCALYGNESYDACQGDSGGPLVCTTDPGSRWYQVGIISWGKSCGRKGFPGIYTVLAKYIPWIEKIAQTEGKPLDFRSQSSSDKKKNRQNQQFSKSPALNCPQSWLLPCLLSFALLRALSNWK from the exons ATGTTGGTACGTGGACTCCTCTCCCTCTGGCCAGAGCTGCTGACCCGGGCAGGTCAGTCAGGATACCTGCTCTCCTCGCCTCCCTTCATCCTATCAATATGTG AGTGTGGAGTGAGACCCCTGTATGATAGCAGAATTCAATACTCCAGGATCATAGAAGGGCAGGAGGCTGAGCTGGGTGAGTTTCCATGGCAGGTGAGCATTCAGGAAAGTGACCACCATTTCTGCGGCGGCTCCATTCTCAGTGAGTGGTGGATCCTCACCGTGGCACACTGCTTCTATTCTCAGGAGCTTTC CCCGACAGATCTCCAAGTCAGAGTGGGAACCAATGACTTAACTACTTCACCCCTGGAACTACAGGTCACCACCATAATCCGGCACAAAGGCTTTAAACGGCTGAACATGGACAATGACATTGCCTTGTTGCTGCTAGCCAAGCCCTTGACGTTCAATGAGCTGACGGTGCccatctgccttcctctctggCCCGCCCCTTCCAGCTGGCACGAATGCTGGGTGGCAGGATGGGGCATAACCAACTCAA CTGACAAGGAATCTATGTCAATGGATCTGATGAAGGTGCCCATGCGTATCATAGAGTGGGAGGAATGCTTACGGATGTTTCCCAGTCTCACCACAAACATGCTGTGTGCCTTATATGGTAATGAGAGCTACGATGCTTGCCAG GGTGACAGTGGGGGACCGCTTGTCTGCACCACAGATCCTGGCAGTAGGTGGTACCAGGTGGGTATCATCAGTTGGGGCAAGAGCTGTGGACGAAAAGGCTTCCCAGGGATATATACTGTATTGGCAAAGTATATCCCGTGGATTGAGAAAATAGCCCAGACAGAGGGGAAGCCCCTGGATTTTAGAAGTCAGAGCTCCTCtgacaagaagaaaaacagacagaaccAACAGTTCTCCAAATCCCCAGCCCTGAACTGCCCCCAAAGCTGGCTCCTGCCCTGTCTGCTGTCCTTTGCACTGCTTAGAGCCTTGTCCAACTGGAAATAA
- the Prss55 gene encoding serine protease 55 isoform X4 — protein MLVRGLLSLWPELLTRAGQSGYLLSSPPFILSICECGVRPLYDSRIQYSRIIEGQEAELGEFPWQVSIQESDHHFCGGSILSEWWILTVAHCFYSQELSPTDLQVRVGTNDLTTSPLELQVTTIIRHKGFKRLNMDNDIALLLLAKPLTFNELTVPICLPLWPAPSSWHECWVAGWGITNSTDKESMSMDLMKVPMRIIEWEECLRMFPSLTTNMLCALYGNESYDACQGDSGGPLVCTTDPGSRWYQESRPSWVFYPHDH, from the exons ATGTTGGTACGTGGACTCCTCTCCCTCTGGCCAGAGCTGCTGACCCGGGCAGGTCAGTCAGGATACCTGCTCTCCTCGCCTCCCTTCATCCTATCAATATGTG AGTGTGGAGTGAGACCCCTGTATGATAGCAGAATTCAATACTCCAGGATCATAGAAGGGCAGGAGGCTGAGCTGGGTGAGTTTCCATGGCAGGTGAGCATTCAGGAAAGTGACCACCATTTCTGCGGCGGCTCCATTCTCAGTGAGTGGTGGATCCTCACCGTGGCACACTGCTTCTATTCTCAGGAGCTTTC CCCGACAGATCTCCAAGTCAGAGTGGGAACCAATGACTTAACTACTTCACCCCTGGAACTACAGGTCACCACCATAATCCGGCACAAAGGCTTTAAACGGCTGAACATGGACAATGACATTGCCTTGTTGCTGCTAGCCAAGCCCTTGACGTTCAATGAGCTGACGGTGCccatctgccttcctctctggCCCGCCCCTTCCAGCTGGCACGAATGCTGGGTGGCAGGATGGGGCATAACCAACTCAA CTGACAAGGAATCTATGTCAATGGATCTGATGAAGGTGCCCATGCGTATCATAGAGTGGGAGGAATGCTTACGGATGTTTCCCAGTCTCACCACAAACATGCTGTGTGCCTTATATGGTAATGAGAGCTACGATGCTTGCCAG GGTGACAGTGGGGGACCGCTTGTCTGCACCACAGATCCTGGCAGTAGGTGGTACCAG GAATCCAGACCATCTTGGGTTTTCTATCCTCATGACCACTGA